From Actinopolymorpha cephalotaxi, one genomic window encodes:
- a CDS encoding Gfo/Idh/MocA family protein, translating into MIRVGIVGTNTSHAGVFAGLLNGVDGRPPRVEGARVVGVWSSGKEGLSGMHSSAAELAAAYRIDQVATEVADLIGAVDLALILDDLDGGALHAELARPFLEAGVATYVDKPMALTVEDAVGLFDLAERNDTPLMSCSALRFAPELDVFRQDGGEELSTLVSVGPGDWFNYGVHAVEAALAVRGPGAKQVRQFAGSDRDITVIEDDSGPRVVIGTLRDANTGFHLTGYGPQGVVQTEVADYQSFYANTMSAAVGMARTGTAPIDRQATLEVLAILAAGQRSATTGDAVRLSDVMPGGTA; encoded by the coding sequence ATGATTCGTGTCGGCATCGTGGGCACCAACACCTCCCACGCCGGTGTCTTCGCCGGACTGCTGAACGGGGTGGACGGTCGCCCGCCACGTGTCGAGGGCGCGCGCGTCGTCGGCGTGTGGAGCAGCGGCAAGGAGGGGTTGTCGGGGATGCACTCCTCGGCGGCCGAACTCGCGGCGGCGTACCGGATCGACCAGGTGGCGACGGAGGTTGCCGACCTGATCGGCGCCGTCGACCTGGCGCTGATCCTGGACGATCTGGACGGCGGGGCGCTGCATGCTGAGCTGGCGCGGCCCTTCCTCGAGGCCGGTGTGGCGACGTACGTCGACAAGCCGATGGCGCTCACCGTGGAGGATGCTGTCGGGCTGTTCGACCTGGCCGAGCGGAACGACACTCCGCTGATGAGCTGTTCGGCCCTCCGCTTCGCACCCGAACTCGATGTCTTCCGCCAGGACGGCGGCGAGGAGCTCAGCACGTTGGTCAGCGTCGGGCCCGGCGACTGGTTCAACTACGGCGTCCACGCGGTCGAGGCCGCGCTCGCCGTCCGCGGGCCCGGGGCGAAGCAGGTGCGGCAGTTCGCCGGCAGCGATCGCGACATCACCGTGATCGAGGACGACTCCGGGCCACGGGTGGTCATCGGCACCCTGCGAGACGCCAATACCGGTTTCCACCTCACCGGGTACGGACCGCAGGGAGTCGTACAGACCGAAGTGGCCGACTACCAGTCGTTCTACGCCAACACCATGTCGGCTGCGGTGGGAATGGCCCGGACCGGGACAGCTCCGATCGACCGGCAGGCGACCCTGGAGGTGCTCGCGATCCTGGCGGCCGGACAACGCTCGGCCACCACTGGCGACGCGGTCCGCCTGTCCGACGTGATGCCTGGAGGGACCGCATGA
- a CDS encoding carbohydrate ABC transporter permease: protein MAASDVLRADRPATASGTGPVLRPRRQYLGRRLTHHLILILISLAFLAPFLVMITTAFKTSGDIFRVPPRLLPDHWVLGNFAEAVQAMPFLRYLANTVLLVVVNVAGTLISCPLVAYGLAKLHWRGRSTVFGTVLATMMLPAQVTFIPLYLLWDRLGAVGTLWPLIIPAFFGSPFYIFLLRQFFTGVPDSLREAGLIDGASEFRVYLQLILPQAKAAIATVAVFQFVATWTDFLLPLIYLNSQENYTLSIGLYNFFGEHGVAWGPLMAACLVFTLPALAIFMVAQRYFVQGISVTGIK from the coding sequence ATGGCAGCGAGTGACGTGCTGCGAGCGGACCGGCCGGCGACGGCGTCCGGCACCGGGCCGGTCCTCCGGCCGCGTCGGCAGTATCTGGGCCGGCGGCTGACCCATCACCTGATCCTGATCCTCATCAGCCTGGCCTTCCTGGCGCCGTTCCTGGTGATGATCACGACGGCGTTCAAGACCAGTGGCGACATCTTCCGGGTGCCGCCGAGGTTGCTGCCGGACCACTGGGTGCTGGGCAACTTCGCCGAAGCGGTCCAGGCGATGCCGTTCCTGCGGTACCTGGCCAACACCGTTCTGCTGGTCGTTGTCAACGTCGCCGGAACGCTCATCTCCTGCCCGCTGGTGGCGTACGGGCTGGCGAAACTGCACTGGCGGGGCCGCAGCACGGTCTTCGGCACAGTGCTCGCCACGATGATGCTGCCCGCCCAGGTGACCTTCATCCCGCTGTACCTGTTGTGGGATCGCCTCGGCGCGGTCGGAACCCTGTGGCCGTTGATCATTCCGGCGTTCTTCGGCTCGCCGTTCTACATCTTCCTGCTGCGGCAGTTCTTCACCGGTGTGCCCGACTCGCTCCGGGAGGCCGGGCTCATCGACGGTGCCTCGGAGTTCCGGGTGTATCTGCAGTTGATCCTGCCGCAGGCGAAGGCCGCGATCGCGACGGTGGCCGTCTTCCAGTTCGTCGCGACGTGGACGGACTTCCTGCTGCCGTTGATCTATCTCAACAGCCAGGAGAACTACACGCTCTCCATCGGCCTCTACAACTTCTTCGGTGAGCACGGTGTCGCGTGGGGTCCGCTGATGGCGGCCTGCCTGGTCTTCACCCTTCCCGCGCTGGCGATCTTCATGGTGGCGCAGCGCTACTTCGTCCAGGGGATCAGCGTCACCGGCATCAAGTGA